The Serratia rhizosphaerae genome has a segment encoding these proteins:
- the fliF gene encoding flagellar basal-body MS-ring/collar protein FliF, protein MSASITHGENRENGLQAQWNRLRANPKIPLLIAASAAVAIVVALLLWVKSPDYRVLYSNLNDRDGGAIVTQLTQMNIPYRFADNGSALMVPADNVHETRLRLAQQGLPKGGAVGFELLDQEKFGISQFSEQINYQRALEGELSRTIESLGPVQNARVHLAMPKPSLFVREQKSPSASVTLTLQPGRALDDGQINAIVYMVASSVAGLPPGNVTVVDQAGRLLTQSDGNGRDLNAAQLKYAGEVEGRYQRRIEAILAPIVGSANVRAQVTAQIDFATREQTDEQYQPNPTSEKAAIRSRQLSQSDQVGGPQVGGVPGALSNQPSAAPTAPIETPPANNADAQPRADKATADNARGENTVSGPHSSRRDETTNYEVDRTIRHTQHKAGTVQRLSVAVVLNTLGTDKDGKPVMMGKTQLAQVEALVREAMGYSSERGDTLNVVNSPFSDVETGGGELPFWQSQHFIDQLLNAGRYLLIALIAWLLWRKLVRPQWQNRQAQQQAAATPAPSAEGGSKPSNEELAQHKRSQQRVSAEVQSQRIRDLADKDPRIIALVIRQWMSNEL, encoded by the coding sequence ATGAGCGCCTCAATAACCCACGGTGAAAACCGTGAAAATGGCCTTCAGGCCCAGTGGAACCGCCTGCGCGCCAATCCTAAAATCCCGTTGCTGATTGCGGCCTCCGCCGCGGTAGCCATCGTGGTGGCGCTGTTGTTATGGGTGAAAAGTCCAGATTATCGCGTGTTGTACAGCAACCTGAACGACCGTGACGGCGGCGCCATCGTCACGCAGCTCACGCAGATGAACATCCCCTACCGCTTCGCCGATAACGGTTCTGCGCTGATGGTTCCCGCCGATAACGTCCATGAAACCCGCCTGCGTCTGGCGCAGCAAGGGCTGCCGAAAGGCGGCGCCGTCGGTTTTGAACTGCTCGATCAGGAAAAATTCGGCATCAGCCAGTTCAGCGAGCAGATCAACTATCAGCGGGCGCTCGAAGGTGAACTGTCGCGCACCATCGAATCGCTGGGGCCGGTGCAGAATGCGCGGGTGCACCTGGCGATGCCCAAGCCGTCGCTGTTTGTGCGTGAGCAAAAATCCCCTTCCGCCTCGGTCACTCTGACGCTGCAACCGGGCCGGGCGCTGGATGACGGCCAAATCAACGCCATCGTCTATATGGTCGCCAGCAGCGTGGCCGGCCTGCCGCCGGGCAACGTGACGGTGGTCGATCAAGCCGGCCGTCTGCTGACGCAATCCGACGGCAACGGGCGCGATCTTAACGCCGCGCAGCTGAAATACGCCGGCGAAGTGGAAGGCCGCTACCAGCGCCGCATTGAAGCGATTCTGGCGCCGATCGTCGGCAGCGCCAACGTACGGGCGCAGGTGACCGCGCAGATCGATTTCGCCACTCGCGAACAGACCGACGAGCAATACCAGCCTAACCCCACGTCGGAGAAAGCCGCCATCCGCTCGCGCCAGCTGAGCCAGAGCGATCAGGTCGGCGGCCCGCAGGTGGGCGGCGTACCGGGCGCGCTCTCCAATCAGCCAAGCGCAGCGCCGACGGCGCCGATTGAAACGCCGCCGGCCAATAACGCGGACGCCCAGCCCCGTGCCGACAAAGCCACGGCGGATAATGCACGTGGCGAGAACACCGTCAGCGGGCCGCACAGCAGCCGTCGCGACGAAACCACCAACTATGAAGTTGACCGCACCATCCGCCATACCCAGCACAAAGCCGGCACGGTGCAGCGCCTGTCCGTCGCCGTGGTGCTCAACACTCTCGGCACGGATAAAGACGGTAAACCGGTAATGATGGGCAAAACGCAGCTGGCGCAGGTGGAAGCGCTGGTGCGCGAAGCAATGGGCTACTCCAGCGAACGCGGCGACACATTGAACGTGGTCAACTCGCCGTTCAGTGATGTGGAGACCGGCGGCGGCGAACTGCCGTTCTGGCAGTCGCAGCACTTTATCGATCAACTGCTGAACGCCGGCCGCTATCTGCTGATCGCGCTGATCGCCTGGCTGCTGTGGCGCAAGCTGGTGCGTCCGCAGTGGCAAAACCGCCAGGCGCAGCAACAGGCCGCCGCCACGCCGGCCCCCTCTGCCGAAGGCGGCAGTAAACCCAGCAACGAGGAGTTGGCGCAGCACAAGCGTTCACAGCAGCGCGTCAGCGCCGAAGTCCAGAGCCAGCGCATCCGCGATTTGGCGGATAAAGATCCGCGCATTATCGCCCTGGTAATCCGCCAATGGATGAGTAACGAATTATGA
- the fliE gene encoding flagellar hook-basal body complex protein FliE, with protein sequence MAIQGIEGVLQQLQATALQAGGSTTAQPAQGVSFAGELKAALGKISDNQQAARKQAQDFERGVPGISLNDVMVDLQKSSVSMQLGIQVRNKLVAAYQDVMNMQV encoded by the coding sequence ATGGCGATTCAGGGGATTGAAGGGGTACTGCAGCAGTTACAGGCCACGGCGCTGCAGGCCGGCGGTTCCACCACCGCGCAGCCGGCGCAGGGCGTCAGCTTCGCCGGTGAGCTGAAGGCCGCACTGGGTAAAATCAGCGATAACCAGCAGGCGGCGCGCAAACAGGCGCAGGATTTTGAGCGGGGTGTGCCGGGCATCAGCCTGAATGATGTGATGGTGGATCTGCAAAAATCATCGGTGTCGATGCAGCTGGGCATCCAGGTTCGTAATAAGCTGGTGGCGGCGTATCAGGATGTGATGAATATGCAGGTGTAG
- a CDS encoding PaaI family thioesterase: protein MSQVSKMLGWKFVHYDDDAMKVQVEYDAEQVLTNPLGCIQGGILSAMLDDAMGPAVYITLPTPLLAVTIESKTSFISPAQPGKIKGIGKIVRKTGSIVFTEGFLHNAEGDLIATGSATFKLGKYGRMPIPWQG from the coding sequence TTGTCGCAGGTCTCAAAGATGCTGGGATGGAAGTTTGTCCACTATGATGATGATGCGATGAAAGTTCAGGTGGAGTACGACGCAGAACAGGTGTTGACCAATCCGCTGGGTTGTATTCAGGGAGGGATCCTGTCGGCAATGCTGGATGATGCGATGGGGCCGGCGGTCTATATTACGCTGCCGACGCCACTGTTGGCGGTAACGATTGAATCAAAAACCAGTTTTATCAGTCCGGCGCAGCCGGGGAAGATCAAAGGCATCGGGAAAATAGTGCGCAAGACAGGCTCCATCGTGTTTACCGAAGGTTTCTTGCATAATGCCGAGGGCGATCTGATTGCAACCGGCAGTGCGACGTTCAAACTTGGCAAATACGGCAGGATGCCGATTCCCTGGCAGGGGTAG
- a CDS encoding GNAT family N-acetyltransferase translates to MKIISVREHPELAEAAIAYFQRQWATPETMMMYRDAIIHAIGAENPLPQWYLLMQNQEIIGCAGLITNDFISRGELYPWLCALFIEEQHRSQGHATRLIQHIATQAKGVGFRHLHLCTDLEGFYEKQHFVSNGIGYHPWGESSRVYTLKL, encoded by the coding sequence ATGAAAATAATATCCGTCCGGGAACACCCGGAGCTCGCCGAAGCCGCCATCGCCTATTTTCAACGCCAGTGGGCTACGCCAGAAACGATGATGATGTATCGCGACGCCATTATCCATGCCATCGGCGCAGAAAATCCGCTGCCGCAATGGTATCTGCTGATGCAGAATCAGGAAATTATCGGCTGTGCGGGGCTAATCACTAATGATTTTATCAGCCGTGGCGAGCTGTATCCCTGGCTATGCGCGCTGTTTATTGAAGAACAGCATCGCAGTCAGGGCCACGCCACCCGGCTTATTCAGCATATCGCGACACAGGCCAAGGGGGTGGGGTTCCGTCACCTGCATCTTTGCACCGACCTGGAAGGCTTTTACGAAAAACAGCATTTCGTTTCCAACGGCATCGGCTACCATCCGTGGGGAGAAAGTTCGCGTGTTTATACGCTGAAATTATAA
- a CDS encoding aspartyl/asparaginyl beta-hydroxylase domain-containing protein gives MVAAIIIGIFIISFIYAHSRGQEKQKVSRQLFDHSTFMGPFNMFMTGFSRLPAKQPYFAPQTFPELQQLTDNWRVIREEALRLQDHIKAAMFAELPAGSHLGKHRDPYAGSVRYHLGLVTPNDDRCFIDVDRQRHSWRDGQAVIFDETYVHWAQNGTEQTRIILFCDIERPMKWGWAQAVNRWVGRTLMSAASSPNNEQDRTGLINRIFKYVNAIRDAGQRLKQRNRRGYYLLKWLLIAAIFAAIILPSLR, from the coding sequence ATGGTTGCAGCAATTATCATCGGTATTTTCATTATCAGCTTTATTTACGCCCACTCCCGCGGGCAGGAAAAACAAAAAGTTAGCAGACAACTTTTCGATCACTCCACTTTTATGGGGCCGTTCAACATGTTTATGACCGGTTTCTCCCGCCTGCCGGCGAAACAACCTTACTTTGCACCGCAGACTTTTCCCGAGCTGCAACAGTTGACGGACAACTGGCGGGTGATTCGCGAGGAAGCCCTGCGCCTGCAGGATCATATCAAAGCGGCGATGTTCGCCGAACTGCCCGCCGGCAGCCATCTGGGTAAACACCGGGATCCTTACGCAGGGTCGGTGCGTTATCACCTGGGGCTGGTGACGCCGAATGACGACCGTTGCTTTATCGACGTGGATCGTCAACGTCACAGCTGGCGTGACGGTCAGGCGGTAATTTTTGACGAAACCTATGTGCACTGGGCGCAAAACGGCACGGAGCAGACGCGCATTATCCTGTTCTGCGATATCGAACGACCGATGAAGTGGGGCTGGGCGCAGGCGGTGAACCGCTGGGTCGGCAGGACGCTGATGTCGGCAGCCAGTTCGCCCAATAATGAGCAGGATCGCACCGGCTTGATCAACCGCATTTTTAAGTACGTCAATGCGATCCGCGATGCGGGCCAGCGGTTGAAACAACGCAATCGCCGCGGCTATTACCTGCTGAAATGGCTGCTTATCGCTGCCATCTTCGCCGCCATTATTCTCCCGAGCCTGCGCTAA
- a CDS encoding helix-turn-helix transcriptional regulator, with amino-acid sequence MERTINLCPGIGSSAHIIQHTELLLPSVYFEQPHLYLIQEGSKRIRWQQHEVVANAGDLLLIDGGQTVDIINSLSSDGRFSCHLITCDPLLFAASPAQIDVSAASTFSGVRTLANIPCGFIHSFETTHLALTLHHSFPPAITRHKLLEILLWLAQYGVKFVHGEVKDLTQRVRRCLATDPHSIWSAAKVAASLSMSEVVLRRKLSAENTALRNLMIDVRMSSALALLQSTDWPISVIAQHVGYESASRFAERFRKRFGFAPTAIRGHQRVMEPASG; translated from the coding sequence ATGGAACGCACAATTAATCTTTGTCCCGGGATCGGTAGCTCGGCGCATATTATTCAACATACTGAACTGCTACTCCCTTCAGTATATTTCGAACAACCTCACCTGTACCTGATCCAGGAGGGGAGCAAACGCATCCGTTGGCAACAGCATGAAGTGGTGGCGAACGCCGGCGATTTACTGCTGATTGATGGCGGACAAACCGTTGATATTATTAACAGTCTGTCCAGTGACGGTCGTTTCAGCTGCCATTTGATCACCTGCGATCCGCTGCTGTTCGCCGCCTCTCCAGCGCAGATCGATGTGTCCGCGGCCAGTACATTTTCCGGCGTCCGGACGTTAGCGAATATCCCCTGCGGATTTATTCACAGCTTTGAAACCACACATCTGGCGCTTACGCTGCACCACAGCTTTCCACCGGCGATTACCCGCCATAAACTGCTGGAGATTTTGCTTTGGCTGGCGCAGTACGGGGTCAAGTTCGTCCACGGCGAAGTCAAAGATCTGACGCAGCGCGTACGCCGCTGCCTGGCCACCGATCCGCACAGCATCTGGAGTGCGGCAAAAGTAGCCGCCAGTTTATCAATGAGTGAAGTGGTGCTGCGGCGCAAGCTGTCGGCGGAAAATACCGCCCTGCGCAACCTGATGATTGACGTGCGCATGAGCAGCGCGCTGGCGTTGCTGCAATCCACCGACTGGCCGATTTCGGTCATCGCTCAACATGTCGGCTATGAAAGCGCCTCCCGCTTTGCCGAGCGTTTTCGTAAACGCTTCGGTTTTGCCCCCACCGCCATCCGCGGGCATCAGCGCGTGATGGAGCCGGCAAGCGGCTGA
- the fliT gene encoding flagella biosynthesis regulatory protein FliT, translating into MERQQQLLSAYQHIATLSAQMLALAQSGDWDRLVELELTYVTAVEKTAEFSDVMASSIALQELLRHKLQQILDNETQLRALLQQRLTELKSLIDQSTRQNAVNATYGQFHDRALLLGEPQSQQ; encoded by the coding sequence ATGGAACGTCAACAGCAACTGTTATCCGCATATCAGCATATCGCCACCCTCAGCGCGCAAATGCTCGCGCTGGCGCAAAGCGGCGACTGGGATCGCCTGGTGGAACTTGAGCTGACCTATGTCACCGCGGTGGAAAAAACCGCAGAGTTCTCTGACGTGATGGCCTCATCCATCGCGCTGCAGGAACTGTTACGCCATAAACTGCAGCAAATACTGGATAATGAAACGCAGCTGCGCGCCTTATTGCAGCAGCGTCTGACAGAATTAAAATCCTTAATCGATCAGTCGACGCGACAAAACGCCGTTAACGCCACCTACGGGCAATTTCACGACCGCGCCCTGCTGTTAGGGGAGCCGCAGAGCCAACAATAA
- the fliS gene encoding flagellar export chaperone FliS, with protein MYNRSGTQAYAQVGLESGVMSASPHQLIVMLFDGAQNALSRARILMEQGNITGKGQALSKAINIIDNGLKSGLDHQQGGEIAAQLDALYDYMKRRLLQANLHNDPQALDEVAKLLENIADAWRQIGPNYQPAQDAI; from the coding sequence ATGTACAACCGTAGCGGAACACAGGCCTACGCACAGGTCGGTTTAGAAAGCGGCGTCATGAGCGCCAGTCCGCATCAGTTAATCGTAATGCTATTCGACGGGGCGCAAAACGCCCTGTCGCGCGCGCGCATACTGATGGAACAAGGCAATATCACCGGCAAGGGCCAGGCGCTGTCCAAGGCGATAAACATTATCGACAATGGCCTGAAAAGCGGGCTCGACCACCAACAGGGCGGCGAGATCGCCGCGCAGCTCGACGCGCTGTACGATTATATGAAACGCCGTCTGCTGCAGGCCAATCTGCATAACGACCCGCAGGCGCTCGACGAAGTGGCGAAGCTGCTGGAAAATATCGCTGACGCCTGGCGACAGATCGGCCCCAATTATCAACCCGCGCAGGACGCCATTTAA
- the fliD gene encoding flagellar filament capping protein FliD translates to MASISSLGISTGMDLNGLLDQLSKAEQQRLTPYTTQQSSYNAKLTAYGTLKGALEKFDNLSKELAKPEFFTNTTTSKHDQFNATTNAKAVPGNYTITVDQLAQPQTLTTTAKIASQTEKLGEAGAGDRSLTLTTGNPPKAVNIPLSDDQTSLVEMRDAINGAKAGVNASIMRVGDNEYKLAISASTPGEESKISVQVNNDAKLGAVLNYDGTSGKGALQETVKGQDAKVTINGTQIQRSTNAISDALQGVTLDLKTLTKPGESQNLVIEADKGGSADKIKEWVDSYNSLLDTFNSLTKYTPVKSGEAQSNSNGALLGDNTLRGIQSSIKNALSAAQDNPELKGLGNLGIKTDIKTGKLEVDSEKLKKAIEDKPDQVANFFAGNGKDSGMATEIHNEIQNYIKAGGIIESSTKSINSSLDRLNTQITRVSESIQNTIDRYKQQFIQLDTMMSKLNGTSNYLNKQFS, encoded by the coding sequence ATGGCATCGATCAGTTCATTAGGCATCAGCACCGGCATGGACCTGAACGGATTACTGGACCAGTTGAGTAAGGCGGAACAACAGCGTCTGACGCCCTACACCACGCAACAAAGCAGCTACAACGCCAAGCTGACCGCTTACGGCACGCTGAAGGGCGCGCTGGAAAAGTTCGACAACCTGAGTAAAGAACTGGCTAAACCGGAATTTTTCACTAATACCACCACCAGCAAACACGATCAGTTCAACGCCACCACCAACGCCAAGGCGGTGCCGGGCAACTACACCATCACCGTTGACCAACTGGCGCAGCCGCAAACGCTGACCACCACCGCCAAGATTGCCAGCCAGACGGAGAAACTGGGCGAAGCCGGCGCCGGCGACCGCTCCCTCACCCTGACCACCGGCAACCCGCCGAAAGCGGTGAACATCCCGCTCAGCGATGACCAGACCTCGCTGGTGGAAATGCGCGACGCCATCAACGGCGCCAAGGCAGGCGTTAACGCCAGCATCATGCGCGTCGGCGATAATGAGTACAAACTGGCCATCAGCGCCAGCACGCCGGGTGAAGAGAGCAAAATTTCCGTACAGGTCAATAACGACGCAAAATTGGGCGCGGTGTTGAACTACGACGGCACCAGCGGCAAGGGCGCGCTGCAGGAGACGGTGAAAGGCCAGGATGCGAAAGTCACCATCAACGGCACGCAGATTCAGCGCAGCACCAACGCTATCTCCGATGCGCTGCAGGGGGTGACGCTGGATCTGAAGACCCTTACCAAACCCGGCGAGTCGCAAAACCTGGTGATTGAGGCTGATAAAGGCGGTTCCGCCGATAAGATCAAAGAGTGGGTCGACAGTTACAATTCCCTGCTGGATACCTTTAACTCGCTGACCAAGTACACGCCGGTAAAAAGCGGCGAGGCGCAGTCAAACAGCAACGGCGCACTGCTGGGCGACAACACCCTGCGTGGCATTCAGTCATCAATCAAAAACGCGCTGAGCGCCGCGCAGGATAACCCGGAGCTGAAGGGGCTCGGCAACCTGGGCATCAAGACCGATATCAAAACCGGCAAGCTGGAAGTCGACAGTGAAAAGCTGAAAAAAGCGATTGAGGACAAGCCGGACCAGGTGGCGAACTTCTTTGCCGGCAACGGCAAAGACAGCGGCATGGCGACCGAGATTCATAACGAAATCCAGAACTATATCAAGGCCGGCGGCATTATTGAGAGTTCCACCAAGAGCATCAACAGCAGCCTTGACCGGCTGAATACGCAAATCACCCGCGTATCGGAAAGTATTCAGAACACCATCGACCGCTATAAACAACAGTTTATCCAGCTGGACACCATGATGTCGAAGCTGAACGGCACCAGTAACTACTTAAATAAGCAGTTCTCTTAA